One segment of Vulpes lagopus strain Blue_001 chromosome 8, ASM1834538v1, whole genome shotgun sequence DNA contains the following:
- the LOC121497903 gene encoding uncharacterized protein LOC121497903 isoform X2, with amino-acid sequence MCAVTQPRPGATERGGDAESDRGRTRETTATELRAAPARLHGRTCSCTCAPHLRPGSRRAYPQGRRFGLPLTNSKNTSPLPRLSSRHRRASSRSSASNPVPSTRPPGAGAAGDESAAAKPTAAPRRAAPRAAEVDVTRSRKARIAFRLATAAATVPAGRPPGERLPVLAARALRRGRPPRPPWIMFKKFDEKENVSNCIQLKTSVIKGIKNQLIEQFPGIEPWLNQILPKKDPVKIVRCHEHIEILTVNGELLFFRQREGPFYPTLRLLHKYPFILPHQQVDKGAIKFVLSGANIMCPGLTSPGAQLYPAAVDTVVAIMAEGKQHALCVGVMRMSAEDIEKVNKGIGIENIHYLNDGLWHMKTYK; translated from the coding sequence ATGTGTGCGGTGACACAGCCCCGCCCGGGTGCCACGGAGCGCGGGGGAGACGCAGAGAGTGACCGCGGGCGGACCCGGGAAACCACCGCGACCGAGCTCCGCGCGGCGCCTGCGCGGCTCCACGGCCGCACCTGCTCCTGCACCTGCGCCCCGCACCTGCGCCCTGGATCCCGGCGTGCCTATCCGCAGGGACGACGATTCGGCTTGCCGCTAACAAACAGTAAAAATACCAGCCCCCTTCCGCGCCTCTCCTCTCGCCACAGACGCGCTTCCTCCCGCTCCTCTGCCTCCAATCCCGTCCCTTCCACCCGCCCTCCCggagcgggggcggcgggcgaCGAATCTGCGGCCGCGAAACCGACGGcagcgccgcgccgcgccgctcCCCGAGCGGCGGAAGTAGACGTCACGCGGAGCCGTAAAGCGCGCATCGCCTTCCGGTTAGCGACAGCCGCCGCGACCGTCCCCGCCGGCCGTCCTCCCGGTGAGCGCCTCCCGGTCCTCGCAGCTCGGGCTCTCCGCCGTGGGCGCCCCCCCCGTCCGCCTTGGATCATGTTCAAGAAATTCGACGAGAAGGAAAACGTGTCCAACTGCATCCAGTTGAAAACGTCCGTCATCAAGGGCATTAAGAACCAGCTGATAGAGCAGTTCCCGGGCATCGAGCCGTGGCTCAACCAGATCCTGCCCAAGAAGGACCCGGTGAAGATCGTGCGCTGCCACGAGCACATAGAGATCCTCACGGTGAACGGCGAGCTCCTGTtcttcaggcagagggaggggccctTCTACCCGACGCTGCGGCTGCTGCACAAGTACCCGTTCATCCTGCCGCACCAGCAGGTGGACAAGGGCGCCATCAAGTTCGTGCTCAGCGGGGCCAACATCATGTGCCCCGGCCTGACCTCGCCCGGCGCGCAGCTCTACCCCGCCGCCGTCGACACGGTCGTGGCCATCATGGCGGAGGGCAAGCAGCACGCGCTGTGCGTCGGGGTCATGCGCATGTCGGCGGAGGACATCGAGAAGGTCAACAAGGGCATCGGCATCGAGAACATCCACTACCTCAACGACGGGCTGTGGCACATGAAGACGTACAAGTGA
- the LOC121497903 gene encoding uncharacterized protein LOC121497903 isoform X1, translated as MCAVTQPRPGATERGGDAESDRGRTRETTATELRAAPARLHGRTCSCTCAPHLRPGSRRAYPQGRRFGLPLTNSKNTSPLPRLSSRHRRASSRSSASNPVPSTRPPGAGAAGDESAAAKPTAAPRRAAPRAAEVDVTRSRKARIAFRLATAAATVPAGRPPGERLPVLAARALRRGRPPRPPWIMFKKFDEKENVSNCIQLKTSVIKGIKNQLIEQFPGIEPWLNQILPKKDPVKIVRCHEHIEILTVNGELLFFRQREGPFYPTLRLLHKYPFILPHQQVDKGAIKFVLSGANIMCPGLTSPGAQLYPAAVDTVVAIMAEGKQHALCVGVMRMSAEDIEKVNKGIGIENIHYLNDGLWHMKTYKVRGFAPFNCLLQSTPLWPLVDTCGGP; from the exons ATGTGTGCGGTGACACAGCCCCGCCCGGGTGCCACGGAGCGCGGGGGAGACGCAGAGAGTGACCGCGGGCGGACCCGGGAAACCACCGCGACCGAGCTCCGCGCGGCGCCTGCGCGGCTCCACGGCCGCACCTGCTCCTGCACCTGCGCCCCGCACCTGCGCCCTGGATCCCGGCGTGCCTATCCGCAGGGACGACGATTCGGCTTGCCGCTAACAAACAGTAAAAATACCAGCCCCCTTCCGCGCCTCTCCTCTCGCCACAGACGCGCTTCCTCCCGCTCCTCTGCCTCCAATCCCGTCCCTTCCACCCGCCCTCCCggagcgggggcggcgggcgaCGAATCTGCGGCCGCGAAACCGACGGcagcgccgcgccgcgccgctcCCCGAGCGGCGGAAGTAGACGTCACGCGGAGCCGTAAAGCGCGCATCGCCTTCCGGTTAGCGACAGCCGCCGCGACCGTCCCCGCCGGCCGTCCTCCCGGTGAGCGCCTCCCGGTCCTCGCAGCTCGGGCTCTCCGCCGTGGGCGCCCCCCCCGTCCGCCTTGGATCATGTTCAAGAAATTCGACGAGAAGGAAAACGTGTCCAACTGCATCCAGTTGAAAACGTCCGTCATCAAGGGCATTAAGAACCAGCTGATAGAGCAGTTCCCGGGCATCGAGCCGTGGCTCAACCAGATCCTGCCCAAGAAGGACCCGGTGAAGATCGTGCGCTGCCACGAGCACATAGAGATCCTCACGGTGAACGGCGAGCTCCTGTtcttcaggcagagggaggggccctTCTACCCGACGCTGCGGCTGCTGCACAAGTACCCGTTCATCCTGCCGCACCAGCAGGTGGACAAGGGCGCCATCAAGTTCGTGCTCAGCGGGGCCAACATCATGTGCCCCGGCCTGACCTCGCCCGGCGCGCAGCTCTACCCCGCCGCCGTCGACACGGTCGTGGCCATCATGGCGGAGGGCAAGCAGCACGCGCTGTGCGTCGGGGTCATGCGCATGTCGGCGGAGGACATCGAGAAGGTCAACAAGGGCATCGGCATCGAGAACATCCACTACCTCAACGACGGGCTGTGGCACATGAAGACGTACAA GGTTAGGGGTTTTGCCCCGTTTAATTGTCTTCTGCAATCAACACCACTCTGGCCATTGGTGGACACCTGTGGAGGACCGTAA